One window of Medicago truncatula cultivar Jemalong A17 chromosome 2, MtrunA17r5.0-ANR, whole genome shotgun sequence genomic DNA carries:
- the LOC11415634 gene encoding uncharacterized protein, whose translation MEHHPSSSSSSSSSAAPTTPSEIVSRFRLRVLSLRARRSPPPDVCQKMQHPPSSSAALKSRRRTRRRSRVLQPSDFNDIKDPTKKDRITKCATLAIRDYNSQTQNDYQLVVVDTFTSQFVNGFLYCITFQASNADKEYATFEAIVFGYGKREFDLRKVIRIRIKGTSTWYNGTLMQLEDDAPIVMDVKDHKRDVYGLIKSAQQLRMPDVGSVMIKQDEGEETAGALPDKTR comes from the exons ATGGAACATCATCCTTCGTCTTCGTCTTCGTCTTCGTCTTCTGCTGCTCCTACCACCCCCTCGGAAATAGTCAGCAGATTTCGTCTTCGTGTATTGAGTCTTCGTGCTCGAAGGTCACCACCACCTG ACGTATGTCAAAAAATGCAACATCCTCCTTCGTCTTCTGCTGCTCTGAAATCCCGCAGAAGAACCCGCAGAAGAAGCCGAGTTCTTCAACCAAGTG attttaatgatatcaaaGATCCTACCAAAAAGGATAGGATAACCAAATGTGCCACTTTGGCAATACGGGATTATAATTCACAAACTCAGAACGACTACCAATTGGTCGTTGTTGATACGTTTACTTCACAATTTGTTAATGGTTTCCTTTACTGTATCACCTTTCAAGCCAGCAATGCTGACAAGGAATATGCAACTTTCGAAGCCATAGTGTTTGGATATGGAAAAAGAGAGTTCGATTTAAGAAAGGTTATTAGAATCAGGATCAAAGGGACCAGTACTtg GTACAATGGCACTCTCATGCAGCTG gaGGATGATGCTCCAATTGTGATGGACGTGAAAGATCATAAGAGAGATGTTTATGGCCTTATTAAATCTGCTCAACAGCTCAGGATGCCAGATGTGGGATCTGTCATGATAAAACAAGATGAAGGCGAGGAAACTGCTGGAGCATTGCCTGATAAAACAAGATGA
- the LOC112419271 gene encoding TMV resistance protein N, whose translation MDSNSKFSEILLSWRSLLLQPFRALLGRLSFSNSGQGGTAFSGSSIDSSGVHSYKYDVFISFRGPDTRNTFVDHLYAHLTRKGIFAFKDDKRLEKGECLSLQLRQAIANSRISIVVFSERYAESTWCLEEMATIVECRSNFLQTVFPVFYDINPSHVRKQNGVYQNAFVSHMKKLKHDLNKVERWTKAMVYLTEIVGWDVRNKPEFREIQDIVQQVIKTLGHKFSGFADDLIGIQPRVEELESLLKLNSDNDDFRFIGIWGMAGIGKTTLASVLYDRVSYQFDAICFIENVSKIYKDGGATAVQKQILRQATSEKNLETYSPSEISGIVRKRLCNKKFLVVLDNADLLEQMEELAINPELLGKGSRMIITTRDMHILRVFGAQLSVSHDTCVSYDVYEVPLLNSNDARKLFYRKAFKSEDPTSGCVKLTPEVLKYAQGLPLAVRVVGSFLCTRDANQWRDALYRLRNNPDNKVMDVLQVSLQGLHLDDQEIFLHIACFFKGMKEDYVKRILDACGLHPHIGIQSLIERSLVTIRNQEIHMHEMLQELGKKIVRQQFPGEPGLWSRLWLFEDFYPVMMTEMGTNNVKAIILNKKEHISEYPPLRAEGLSIMRGLKILILYHQKISGSLNFISNSLQYLLWYGYPFASLPLNFEPFGLVELNMPCSSIQRLWDGHKDLPCLKRVDLSNSKYLLETPNFDGSRRLERLDFTGCINLSYVHPSIGLLEKLAFLSLEGCSSLVRLVLDGDDASNLHSLKVLHLSGCLKLETMPDFTGVSNLEYLDVDQCSSLSTIGQSIAVLTQLKFLSLRDCTNLVSIPKSINCMTSLVTLDLCGCLRLENLPLGNVSVSAENMDYFSVSGEIVDHSYYLESLIFLDLSFCNLSTVPDAIGDLWHLERLNLEGNSFVSLPPSMERLSSLAYLNLAHCSWLQSLPKLQLCATSSYGGRYFKVLSGSHNHRSGLYIFNCPLLEIAEGGQSLALSWLERLVENPHHFRCGFDIVVPGEKIPEWFNHQFTGNSIIKISDFTNEFDNWLGFAFCVAFVENCGSTTSGFSLRSFSSQLTYPLYLSFESEHMEETFDIPLRFDLNIVDGSNSEHLWLIYISRPHCHFVTTGAHITFKACPYLEIKRWGLCKVLEHDISISSELGIDDVRHQRYLHLDHVHESSSSSSPDLQLPYNWYETEVEIKPKIKLRYNWHVTEEQENENREVNVKQNHLSDMGLNTYIDDDLH comes from the exons ATGGATTCAAACTCCAAATTTTCag AGATTTTGCTCTCATGGAGGTCCTTGCTCCTGCAACCATTTCGGGCTCTGTTAGGTCGTTTGTCATTTTCCAATTCGGGCCAAGGAGGTACAGCTTTTTCCGGTTCTTCCATTGATTCCAGTGGAGTGCATAGCTATAAATACGACGTGTTTATCAGTTTCAGAGGTCCAGACACCCGCAACACTTTTGTTGATCATCTTTATGCTCATCTAACAAGAAAAGGTATTTTTGCGTTCAAGGATGATAAAAGGCTCGAGAAAGGAGAATGCCTTTCGCTGCAACTTCGACAAGCAATTGCAAATTCACGGATATCTATCGTTGTCTTCTCAGAAAGATATGCTGAGTCAACATGGTGTTTGGAAGAAATGGCTACTATTGTTGAATGTCGTAGCAATTTCTTACAAACTGTTTTCCCTGTTTTTTATGATATCAATCCATCTCATGTACGAAAACAGAACGGTGTGTACCAGAATGCCTTTGTTTCAcacatgaaaaaattgaaacatgatcTGAATAAGGTTGAGAGATGGACGAAAGCTATGGTCTATTTAACTGAAATAGTTGGTTGGGATGTTAGGAACAA GCCAGAGTTTCGAGAGATTCAAGATATTGTTCAGCAGGTAATAAAAACATTGGGTCATAAATTCTCAGGGTTTGCTGATGACCTTATCGGGATACAACCTCGAGTAGAAGAATTAGAAAGTCTTCTGAAATTAAACTCAGACAATGATGACTTTCGTTTTATAGGTATTTGGGGGATGGCTGGAATCGGAAAGACAACTCTTGCTTCCGTCTTGTATGATAGAGTCTCCTATCAGTTTGATGCAATCTGTTTTATTGAGAATGTAAGCAAAATTTATAAAGATGGTGGTGCCACTGCTGTACAGAAACAAATCCTTCGGCAAGCCACAAGTGAAAAAAACCTAGAGACATACAGCCCTTCTGAAATATCTGGAATTGTACGTAAAAGACTTTGCAACAAAAAGTTTCTTGTAGTTCTTGACAATGCTGATCTATTAGAACAAATGGAAGAATTGGCTATAAATCCTGAATTGCTTGGTAAAGGAAGTAGAATGATCATTACAACCAGGGATATGCATATTCTAAGAGTGTTTGGAGCTCAGTTATCAGTATCTCACGATACATGTGTGTCGTACGATGTGTATGAGGTTCCACTATTGAATAGCAATGATGCCCGTAAACTTTTCTATAGAAAAGCTTTCAAAAGTGAGGATCCCACTAGCGGATGTGTAAAGCTCACTCCTGAGGTACTAAAATATGCTCAAGGTCTTCCATTGGCAGTTCGAGTAGTGGGGTCTTTCTTGTGCACTCGAGATGCTAACCAATGGAGAGATGCCTTGTATAGATTGAGGAATAATCCAGACAACAAAGTTATGGACGTGCTTCAGGTAAGTTTGCAGGGATTACATTTAGATGACCAAGAAATATTTCTGCATATTGCCTGTTTCTTTAAAGGAATGAAAGAAGATTATGTGAAGCGAATTCTCGATGCTTGTGGGTTGCATCCTCACATTGGCATTCAAAGTTTGATTGAGAGGTCACTCGTAACTATTAGAAATCAGGAAATTCATATGCATGAAATGTTGCAAGAATTGGGAAAGAAAATAGTTCGACAACAATTTCCTGGCGAACCTGGATTGTGGAGTAGATTGTGGCTTTTTGAGGATTTCTACCCTGTCATGATGACAGAGATG GGAACAAACAATGTTAAAGCCATTATTCTAAATAAAAAAGAGCATATCTCTGAATATCCTCCGCTGAGGGCCGAAGGATTGTCAATAATGAGGGGACTTAAAATTcttatattatatcatcaaaaaATTTCAGGAAGTCTCAATTTCATTTCTAACAGCTTGCAGTATCTTCTTTGGTATGGTTACCCTTTTGCTTCTTTGCCATTAAATTTTGAGCCATTTGGTCTTGTTGAATTGAATATGCCTTGTAGCAGCATCCAACGACTATGGGACGGTCACAAG GATCTCCCTTGTTTGAAAAGGGTGGATCTCAGCAACTCCAAATATCTTCTGGAGACTCCCAATTTTGATGGAAGCCGAAGACTTGAACGTCTAGATTTTACAGGATGCATAAACCTATCGTATGTCCATCCGTCCATTGGACTTCTGGAAAAACTTGCTTTCTTGAGTTTGGAAGGCTGCAGCAGTTTGGTCAGGCTAGTTCTTGATGGTGATGATGCATCTAACTTACATTCTCTCAAAGTTCTACACCTCTCTGGCTGCCTAAAACTTGAAACCATGCCAGATTTTACTGGGGTCTCAAATCTTGAGTATCTTGATGTTGATCAATGTTCGAGTTTATCAACGATTGGTCAATCTATTGCGGTTCTTACACAGCTTAAGTTCTTGAGTTTAAGAGACTGCACAAATCTTGTTAGTATTCCCAAAAGCATTAATTGTATGACATCTCTTGTAACTCTAGATTTATGTGGCTGCTTAAGACTAGAGAATCTACCCTTGGGAAATGTATCAGTGTCTGCTGAAAATATGGACTACTTTTCAGTCTCTGGAGAAATTGTTGACCACTCTTACTATCTGgagtctttgatttttttggaccTAAGCTTTTGCAATTTAAGTACAGTTCCTGATGCTATTGGAGATTTATGGCATTTAGAAAGGCTAAATCTTGAAGGAAACAGCTTTGTTTCCCTACCACCTTCAATGGAGAGGCTTTCCAGTCTAGCATATTTAAACTTGGCACATTGCAGCTGGCTTCAATCTTTGCCTAAGCTCCAATTGTGTGCTACTTCTTCATATGGTGGAAGGTATTTTAAAGTGTTATCTGGATCTCATAATCATAGGTCAGGATTATATATTTTCAACTGTCCCCTCTTGGAGATCGCAGAAGGAGGTCAAAGCTTGGCACTTTCATGGCTAGAGAGATTAGTTGAG AATCCTCATCATTTCCGGTGTGGTTTTGACATTGTTGTTCCTGGGGAGAAAATTCCAGAAtggtttaatcatcaatttacGGGAAATTCAATAATAAAGATATCAGACTTTACAAATGAGTTTGACAACTGGCTCGGCTTTGCCTTTTGTGTGGCATTTGTGGAAAACTGTGGTTCAACTACGTCTGGTTTTTCACTTCGTTCATTTTCCTCTCAGCTTACATATcctctttatctttcttttgaaAGTGAACATATGGAAGAAACTTTCGATATACCGCTTCGGTTTGACCTGAACATAGTTGATGGCTCAAATTCAGAGCATCTCTGGCTAATCTATATCTCTAGACCCCACTGCCATTTTGTAACAACAGGAGCACATATCACATTTAAAGCTTGCCCTTATCTGGAGATAAAAAGATGGGGATTATGCAAGGTACTCGAGCATGATATCTCTATCTCATCCGAGTTGGGGATAGATGATGTTCGACATCAACGCTATCTTCACTTGGATCATGTACATGAAAGTAGCAGCAGCAGCAGTCCTGACCTCCAGCTTCCTTATAACTGGTATGAAACTGAGGTAGAGATAAAACCTAAAATCAAACTTCGTTATAACTGGCATGTTACGGAGGAACAGGAAAATGAGAATAGGGAAGTGAATGTGAAACAAAATCATCTCTCAGATATGGGACTCAACACATACATAGATGATgatttgcattaa